A stretch of DNA from Allomeiothermus silvanus DSM 9946:
CCTGCGCCCCTACATGCTCGAGGAGGCCGCCGAAGCAGTAGATGCCATGACCGCAGGCGACATGCCCCACCTCGCCGAGGAATTGGGCGACGTGCTCTTGCAGGTGGCTTTCCATAGCGTAATCGCCGAGGAGGCTGGCAGTTTCACTTATCCACAGGTCGAGCGGCTTATTGTGGATAAGCTGATCCGCCGTCATCCGCATGTCTTTGGCGACGTGCAAGCCGATACCCCTGAGCAGGTCGCGGCGAACTGGCAGGCCATCAAGGCCAAAGAAAGCAAGGCCCCCCGGTCTATCTGTGACGAGGTACCCCGCAGCTTGGGGGCTTTGGCCCGGGCTACGGAGTTGCAAAAAAAGCTTGGAACCCCCGCGTATTCAGAAGCTGAGGTAATCGAGGCGCTGCACCAGGGCAACCTGGCGGAAGCGCTGTGGCGGATGGTGGCCTTGTGTCGAAGAGAGCAGGCTCACCCCGAGATCTTGTTGCGTGAGCGCTGCGAGAAAGCGTGCTAGCCCTCGCACAGGTATGAGACCCGAAACCCTCAAAGCCATCGTCCGCCGCCCGCCCCGCGCGCTGGAGCTACCCCAAGGCTTCGTAGACGCCGCCGTGCTGATTCCCGTATGGGAAGGACGGCTGCTCTTCACCGTCCGCAGCGCCGACCTGCCGCACCACGCCGCCCAGGTGAGCTTCCCCGGCGGGCGCTGCGACGAGGGGGAAACCCCCGAGCAGGCCGCGTTGCGCGAGGCCTGGGAAGAGGTAGGGCTCAGGGCCGATCTGGTCGAGATCCTGGGCCACTTAGACCCCACCTTCTCCCCTTTCGGTTTCCGGATCTTTCCCCTGCTGGCGCAGCTCAGAGAAGAACCCCAGCTCAGGCCCAACCCGCTCGAGGTGAGCGAGATCCTCTGGGTGCCGGTCGAGGAGTTGTTGCAGGTTCCGGCCTACGCCGAGGAGCGGGTAACCCCACCGCCCGAGGGGGCACTTGCAGCCCCGCCCGGTGTGATCAGACGCCGGGTCTGGCACTACCCCTGGCGTGGCTACGATATCTGGGGAGTGACCGGGAACATCGTCCACGACTTTCTCGAGCGGATCAAACAGACGCAGCTGTAAGCCATACCTCTTTGCAAAGTCAGCCATCAAAGCAACACCAAATCCAACTGACCGAGCGCTCGAGGAGCTAAAGTAAGGCCATGAGAGCCATCGGGATTCTGCTGGAGGATTACTTCGACGAGCGCGAGGTGGTCTACCCTTACTACCGGGTGCAAGAAGCCGGCTTCCAGCCGCTCATGATCGGCCCCAAACCGGGCCTCTACCACGGCAAAACCCCCTTCACCTTTGAGGCTACCGTTGCCGCCAGCGCGGTCAAAGCCGGGGATTTGGCGGGCCTAATCGTGCCAGGCGGATTCGCCCCGGACCGGATTCGGCGGAGCGAAGCCATGGTGCAGCTGATCCGCGAGATTGACCGCGCCCAAAAACCCCTGGGGGCTATCTGCCACGCAGGCTGGGCGCTCATCAGCGCCGGAGTGGTCAGGGGCCGCAGGCTCACCGGGTTCAGCTCGATCCGCATAGACCTCGAGAATGCCGGGGCGCTCTACCAGGAAGAACGGGTCGTGACCGAAGGCCACCTGGTCACCGCCCAACACGCCGACGACCTGCCGGCCTTCATGCAGGCTTTCCTCTCGCGCTTCAACTGATACCAAAAATTGAGGATAGGCTGGCGCAGCCGCCGCGCCGTGCGGTAAGGCGACGATTCCCCCAGGAAACGGACTGCCTGGATCGTTGGCGTAAGACGTACGCCGTTCGACCTTTAGGCGAACACCTCATCCAGCGAATCCGCGAGGATGCTCAGCATCTCGTCCACCTCGGCCTCGGTGATGATCAGGGGCGGGGATATGGCTATTCCGGTGTCGTTGCAGCGTACGATGAGCCCCCGCTTACGAGTGGCGGCCTGGAGCTTTGCACCGATGCCTTGGGAGGGGGCAAAGCTTTTCTTGGTGGATTTATCCTCGACCACCTCGACCAAAGCCATCAAGCCCTTGCCGCGCACGTCGCCGACGTTGGGGTGATCGAGCAGGCGCTCGAGGCCGCGTAGGAGCTGTTCTCCCCGCAAAGCGGCGTTCTCCCATAGCCGTTCGCGCTCGAGGATAGCGATATTGGCCAGCCCCACCGCACAGGCCACCGGGTGCCCGGAGTAAGTGAAGCCGTGCATGAACATCCGGTCCGGCCTCGAGACCACCGCGTACACCTCCGGGGTCACGCCCACCCCGCCCAGCGGCACATAGCCCGAGGTGACCCCCTTGGCGAAGCTGGTGATGTCGGCTTGAAAGCCATAGGTCTCCTGAGCAAACATCTTCCCGGTGCGCCCGAAGCCGGTGATCACCTCATCGGCGATGAGCAGGATCTGGTGCTTCTTCAGGATTTGCGGGATGACCTGCCAGTAGCCCTCCGGCGGGGGAACCAAGCCCCCCGCTCCTTGCACTGGCTCGGCGATGAAGGCCGCGATGGTCTCGGGGCCTTCGCGCCCGATGGTCTGTTCGAGTTCCTGCGCCAGCATGGCCACAAAATCACTCTCCGAGAGGCCCGGGTTGTTGCGGTAAGCGTAGGGGGCGCTAACGTGGAGGAAACCCGGCGGCAGCGGCCCAAAGTCGGCATGGTAGGCCGGCATCCCGGTCGCGGCCAAAGCTCCCATGGCGATCCCGTGATAGGCCATGCGCCTCGAGATGATCTTGGTCTTCTGCGGCTGGCCCGAAAGCGCCCAGTAGTAGCGAGCGATCTTGATAGCGGTTTCGTTGGACTCGGCCCCGCCCGAGGTGAACTGGAAGTGCGAGTGGTGCGGCAGGAGTTCGGAGAGCTTCGCCGCCAGTTCGATGGCCGGAGGGGTCGCCATCCCGAAGAAAGTGGGCTGGAAAGCCAGCCGCCGCATCTGCTCCGCTGCGACCTCAGCCAGCTCGCTCCGCCCGTGTCCCACGTTCACGTTCCATAGCCCCGCGAAGCCGTCCAAGTACCACTTCCCGCCGGCGTCCTTGACCCGGCTACCTTTCCCCTCTACCATCACCAGCGGGCCGGTCTGGCTGTGGCGGTAAAGGTTGGTGACAGGGTGGAAGAGGTGGGCCAGGTCTTGCTCGATGAGTTTTTCAGTGTTGTACTCGAGGGTCTGCGCCATAGATGCTAACGATTGTATCCCTCAACCCGTACTGCTCCTACAGCATAGTGGGTCTAGATACCCGCTCCGGCACGAAGAGCGTCATCAGCAAAATCCCGACCGGAAGCAGGGTCAACAGGGTCATGGTGCTATGTAGCCCAAAGGCATCGGCGAAGCCGCCTAAGGCCGCCACCCCCAACCCGGTCGCCCCATACGAAGTCCCCAGCGAAAGCCCCGAGGCCAACCCTATGTTGTTAGGCATAGCT
This window harbors:
- a CDS encoding MazG family protein, encoding MERLLEVMRRLRGPGGCPWDKEQTHLSLRPYMLEEAAEAVDAMTAGDMPHLAEELGDVLLQVAFHSVIAEEAGSFTYPQVERLIVDKLIRRHPHVFGDVQADTPEQVAANWQAIKAKESKAPRSICDEVPRSLGALARATELQKKLGTPAYSEAEVIEALHQGNLAEALWRMVALCRREQAHPEILLRERCEKAC
- a CDS encoding NUDIX hydrolase yields the protein MRPETLKAIVRRPPRALELPQGFVDAAVLIPVWEGRLLFTVRSADLPHHAAQVSFPGGRCDEGETPEQAALREAWEEVGLRADLVEILGHLDPTFSPFGFRIFPLLAQLREEPQLRPNPLEVSEILWVPVEELLQVPAYAEERVTPPPEGALAAPPGVIRRRVWHYPWRGYDIWGVTGNIVHDFLERIKQTQL
- a CDS encoding type 1 glutamine amidotransferase domain-containing protein, with the protein product MRAIGILLEDYFDEREVVYPYYRVQEAGFQPLMIGPKPGLYHGKTPFTFEATVAASAVKAGDLAGLIVPGGFAPDRIRRSEAMVQLIREIDRAQKPLGAICHAGWALISAGVVRGRRLTGFSSIRIDLENAGALYQEERVVTEGHLVTAQHADDLPAFMQAFLSRFN
- a CDS encoding aspartate aminotransferase family protein: MAQTLEYNTEKLIEQDLAHLFHPVTNLYRHSQTGPLVMVEGKGSRVKDAGGKWYLDGFAGLWNVNVGHGRSELAEVAAEQMRRLAFQPTFFGMATPPAIELAAKLSELLPHHSHFQFTSGGAESNETAIKIARYYWALSGQPQKTKIISRRMAYHGIAMGALAATGMPAYHADFGPLPPGFLHVSAPYAYRNNPGLSESDFVAMLAQELEQTIGREGPETIAAFIAEPVQGAGGLVPPPEGYWQVIPQILKKHQILLIADEVITGFGRTGKMFAQETYGFQADITSFAKGVTSGYVPLGGVGVTPEVYAVVSRPDRMFMHGFTYSGHPVACAVGLANIAILERERLWENAALRGEQLLRGLERLLDHPNVGDVRGKGLMALVEVVEDKSTKKSFAPSQGIGAKLQAATRKRGLIVRCNDTGIAISPPLIITEAEVDEMLSILADSLDEVFA